The Prunus dulcis chromosome 3, ALMONDv2, whole genome shotgun sequence genome segment AACCCTGTGATAAAAACAGCAAACATCTTTCCCTCAATGAAATTGACCACCAAAGTAATGTGTCTATTGAATAGTATCAAGAAGAGCAACAGTATACATCCAATAATTCTGCGGCTAGGCCTAATGGATTACATATAACTTAGGGACCTGGACATACCCAAATTCAACAATTCTTAATGGACCACTCATGTCGAgagttaaacataaataaactaTTTCAAAATACACACCAAGGTCAAACAACAGAGGAAGATAAAACCTAAACTGGCTTTTTGCAGAAGGTTCGAGTCCGAAAGCCAGTTCTATACATCAAACTGCTAATGGACAACCACGGAGACAATGCCTCTTAAAAAAAGTGTAAAATGTGcacataaatataaagaacAAATTAAAAGCTTTGATATATCCAGTTCTTTGTTGGACCTCAATCTGGATTGAAAACTTGTAAGAGAAATTTAACACGTACATATGCATTATAAAATGTCTACTTGTACTTCTGAACATGGTAATTTCATAAGGACTGAACATAGTTGAATCATGCCCAGCACATTATTATGGAGTATAATATTCTCCTTATTTGGTATATCTCGGTGCAGTCAAAGTCACAGGCTTTGGCGTGTAGTAAGCAGAGCGTGGTTTGTCATGAAGCACCAACCAATTTGGACAACATGCTCTTTCTGCCTTTTTGGCATATAGTTAGATATAAACATCAGAATGTTTTGATGGGATAGTGAATTGAAGCCAgatataataacaaaaaataaatctttTAACAATGCTTCCTTCATGATTTCATCTAGTTCCAATTCTTTGACTCATTTCTAGACTTTACAGCCAATATCAGGATTTTAACTGAGGATCAGTGCCAAATAAAACCAGAACAACAAATCAggatagaaaataaaatgaggGAAAAAGTCTAGATAACAATGCTTCCTTCATGATTTCATCTAATTCCAATTCTTTAACTCATTTCTAGACTATACAACCAATATCAGGATTTTAACTGAGGATCAGTGCCAAATATAAGCAGAACAACAAATCCggatagaaaataaaatgaggGACAAAGTCTAGATAAGGAGGAGAAGAACTCACACTTGGACGGCcatttttgtcaaaatgtaCCGCATATCGTTTCAGCTCTCCGATCTCAGAGAAAAGTTCCTGAGTTGCAGTTTCACGTGATGTTTCAGGGGAACGTTACAAGAAATTTGTTATAGAAAGCGCTTAAGATGAAAATAAATGGCTCAAGTTGTACCCTTATATCCTCATTTGTCACTCCATAGTCCAAGTTGGAAACATATAACTTTGTGCCAATTTCAATCCCTGATATCCCCGCAGCTCTAATGCTGTCTTCAAACAAATCAGGTTGCCATGGGAAACGCTTGGTTCGGCGGGTAGACTGATGAAAGAATGCAGAAAAAGATCCAGATGGGGAAAACAAATGTCAGCTCATGAATAGATAACAAGATAATTCGCCATTCCTCAAAGTCCCCAGAAATTAACCCAATTAACACAAGTACAGATAAATCTCGAAGATAATGGTACATATGCAGTGGACGACGATAGCGCTTTAGAAGATGAGCCAAAAGCCAAAATGAGCTTCTCCATGAACAACATACGTCACAGATCCTCTCGTATTTGACTTTCTAAACGTTTTAGAGATCCTCGtgtattttgggttttaaaatCATATTCTCAAGCATATCATAAAACATCTACATTTTTTAGCTTGCCTTGGCAATGGTATACGAGGATGGCCGAGTATTCACTGGGAGAGGACCTCTACGAACTGCTCCTGTCATTCTTCCACCTGGAATTCTTCCAGCTGCCATCCTTCCAGCATTAAAGGACCCACGTGGTCCACCACGGCCACGAGGGGCCCTACCACCTCTAGTTCTCTCACGATTACCCCTGCTGTTCTTAATCATGTCATCAAGCGACATATCCAAAGCAGTAGACATCCAAACGAGAGACAAGTGAAATCCTTCTGCTAAAATGGAGATCTAGACCtgaaattacaaaacaaaatgaaacaaaaaaatatcaataacgATAACCTCAACTCGGTTAAGATTGGTAAACACACACTTCAAAATTACTCATATCGCTTTGTAAATCAACTTTGTCAGACTTATTTGTTTCCAAGAGCaacaatttcattgtttagaGAACGAACATATACAACACAACCCCATCttgaaaccaaaagaaagataGAAACAGTTGAatgtaaagaaaatcaaaccaGAAAACAAGTTACAAGAACAAATAATGATTCAGATCAAAAAGCGGGCGAATCAGATCGCcaaaaacttaaaatcaaCGCGATCTTTTCGCATCGACTAGAAATCAAagaacagaaagaaagagaactACTTTTAATTGGCGGAAAACACCGAGTAACAACAAATCTACAAAGGATTTCAAATCAGAATCCCTAAAAGGTGTACAGCAACAAAGAATTAGatcatagagagagagagagagagagagagagagagaggaacaGGAAAATACCAGGAGACGATTAAAGAAGCGTTCGAGGAACTGAGACAACGATCACAAAGAGAGGcgtgagagaaagagagatttgGTGCCTGTGGAAAGTAGGGTTGAGATGGGGACGCAGACGAGTGGGTTACAACGGGGAAAAAGGTTTTAGGGTTTCTGAATATAATTGAGGGTCGCTGTGGTTCGTTTCGGGGAAGGCGGTTTGGgatttacctttttttttttttctttttctaattatctttttttcGATTGAAGtattttactctttttttagGAGTAAACGTTGTTACAACATTACATGTATGGGCGGTTGGGGGAATCTTTGAGACACCAATCAATGTTGAACTACTTTTTTTGGTCGATCAATCAAAGTTGAACttctaaatttaaaaatataatctatatatatataacaaaaggcattatatatatatatataacaaaaggcatagaatggtaaaacatttaaaatatcaaaaaatgtAATTAGTTAATataaacattaagaattaaaattattaattaaataaggataatatgataaattcacactttttcatattttaaagttaaaagaaaaatcagataatggattttatttttatcgaacacaactacccattatcttttttaattctaaaataaatttaattttttttaaaaaagcctCTCGTATGCGTGAAAATACGTGCGgagaggctagtatatataaagcaaaaagcagagaatggtgaaacattcaaaatatcataaaatacCCCtgattaatgcaaacattaataattgaaattattaattaaatgaggataatatggtaaattcacactttgtcatatttaaaaaaattaaaattaaaagaaaagcaaataatgaatcttatttttatggaacacaactacccattattttgttaattctaaaataaatttaaatttttctataaaaaataaaaaaaacttctcGTAGGCGCGGAAGCGAGAGCAGAGAGGCTAGTTTGAGTTTAAAGCTCAAAAAATATGTTTGGTAggcttattttttaaaatctaaactCATAAATGCTCaaatacttgaaaacaaataaataaataaaaactatatatatatatacatatatttatttatataaattatttttaagttgCATATTAaacaagttttcaattttagaaaTGGTTATAGAAGCATCTGTTagttacaacaacaaaaatttaacGTGAATTTTAGAACTccttgcttttaaaaaaaaaaatagaagttgAGAAGGAGCAACTCCTCAAAACAAATGGAGTTTTGacattaaatttttaaaaaatgtataataaaaattttTTTGACACATTATATTAAACAAGTGTAAAAATGCCAATTGTTGTGAGGACTCATCCTCAATTATAAGAAGCCAAGcaatgtttttaaaataatatattgcTATCagctaattttttaaaataatagaaacGGCAGGAGCACTAAAAGCCATCTCCACCAAACCAGGCAAACAAAGCACAACTACAAGCCCAGTAAAGAAACATCACACCACAACGTAATACTATCAAAGAAGACATTTTATGCTCGCATAGTTCTTTGTACATTGTCAAACGAATGAGTGTTAGAAACAGAACCAGCAGGAGCACTAAAAGCCATCTCCACCAAACCAGACAAATAAAGCACAACTACAGGCCCAGTAAAGAAAAATCACACCACAACATAATACTGTCAAAGATGACCTTCTATGCTCGCATAGTTCTTTGAACAGTAAACAACATGTCGTGAGCGTTAGACCATAGTAAATAGAAGTACCAAAACACCATCTTCTTGTTTCTTAACCCATATCCCTAACCGACAAGGCAGGGGGATCAAGATTCGCCCCTTAGCATGACGAACTTCCAGTAGAAGATCATAGAGTAGGAACGTTTATTTAATGCCAAGCCCACAAACGTTCTAGCGAACACATCAGGGAGACCTGGGAAACCCCTTCAGGTCGGTCTCCGTCGTCTTATCAACAAAGCCTGTGATGCAAATTCTACGCTCACTAGAAGAATATGTGAGCACAAGGAGTCGCCCAAAAAATTGCTCAAGAACAATAAGGACTCCCTCACCACCTTGATCCACAATCCTCCTCattgaaaaatcaaatgaacTCATACAAATGGGTACATAAAATGATAGCCATTAACCAGATACTACGtgacacaatttttttaaacagaaACATTGTCTACGCCAAGCCACAACCTTGCAAAAGTCACTTTTTGCGTCATGGTCATAAGCAGAAGCCCTATATCTTACACAGGTGAATCAGGCTAGGCCAGCCATCTAGATCGTGTCACCCATGTTGTCTGGGATCGCTGAATTGCCAAGTATAGCTTCAaatttttccttatttgtAAGCACCAAACAACTCTCAAAAGAACACTCAATAACATAAAGGGCTATATTCCCACCACAATTCAACATACCCATGATAGAGCACACATGGATCTCAGGAGGAAGAGACGATGAGATCCAAAGACAACAAGAAAACCAAGCGAAAACCCAACTAGAAAACCCAAACCATCGTAGCCCTTATCGTAGATAACAACCCAAAGAATGCCACCAGACCCAGCACACCAAGAAGAAGACCAAAATAAGATCAGAGAGTGCAAATAGAGATGGAGCCGACAGGTAAAAGATGAAACCCTAGCTGCTGGAGAAGTACAAATCCTAGTCATCAAAAGCTCACCTCGCAAAAAGCAAGAGAGGATCTCAttcatatccttttttttttctttttcttttttggtaaatgGGGGCGAAAAGCCCAAAGCCAAACAGTTATAGAATAACAGCACGAGGCCTCAAAATACCCTTAGCATCCGTAGCAAGAATATCTTCAAGGAAGTCAGGCATCTCATCATAGACATGGAGCCCAGGGCCAAGATTATAACTTCCAGCAGCCAAAGCATCTATGGCTACATTTTGTTCACGGTAGATATGCTTAATTGCACAACACCAGTGTTCATGGATCTTCATTTTACAACAGGAAATGATGTTGTACAAAGGGTGAGTTAGAACCGTATGAGAAAATAACATAGCTACAGCAGCATTAGAGTCGCATTCAATCTCCACATCACGATAGCCAGTGTCCCAAGCCAAACTAAGCCCCCAAAAGATACCCCATTATTCAACCTCAAGGATTGTACTTGCACCCAGATTCACAATAAAGCCTTGGATCCAAGCACCAATAGCATCTTGTAATAAGCCCCCAGCACCACTAAGACCAGTGGCattgattttgcttccatATGTGTTAACTTTACATGCATCAGGTCTGGGAGTTTTCCATTGGAGCTGAAACACAGTGTGGTCTAGAGTGCCTATAATTGTTTTACAAGCATTGTACCAACGCATACTGGTAAACTAGTTGCAAAGGCTCAGAAGGCATAATAAACCCTTGCTCAAAAATCTACTTGCATCTCCATTTCCAGATATACCATAGATAAATCGAAAAGACTAAGTACCAAGGCAGGCCATGATCTGTactcttttttgattgaaGATTCAAAAGAAGCCAGTCATCAAACTCCATGAGTGAATTACAAGGAGTGAGACTGCCACCACCAATTCTATTCTAAAGAGAAAGGGTAACTTGACAATTCACAACCTAATGATTTAAACTTGAAGTTTAAATCAAAGAAATCCAATAATTCTAGAACAAAAATTTCTAAGTTATATGATGATTTTAGGGCCCGAAGCCTTGAATTTATAGAACTCAAACCTTTAACATTTGTTTATTAATGTGATCACCTTTTATTATTGAggcatattttaattttcatgtttacaattaaataattctgaaatatttgattttatattttagagGTATCCAACAATGTCAAATCTCATGAAGTTTGAGTTTGTTCCTCTAGACATTTCTGGAAAGAACTAATTAACTTGGATCCTTGATGCTCAAATTCATTTGAATGCAATGGACATTGGAAACACCATCAAGGAAGGATATCAAGCATCCCTGTAGGATCACTCGAAAGCCCTGATTTTCCTCCGCCATCACCTTCATGAAGAGTTGAAATATGAATACCTTAGAAGAAAAGGTatgaacataaaaaataaaaataaaaagtgcaATACTTCCAAGGCCCGTTATAATTGGATGCACCTGCGCTTGCAAGATTTCAAACAATGAATAGTATAACTCAGCAATGTTCAAAAACTTATTCTCAACTGAGGTTGTGTGGAGACAAGGTTACTAAGGAAGACATATGTTGGAGAAAATGTTCACAACTTTTCATGCATCCAACATACTCTTGCAACAATATTGAGAAAGtatatttacaaaatattCCCAACTAATTTCATGTATGCTTATTGTTGAACATTTATCCAACCTTCACGTAGGTATGAAAGGATCAGTAAAGCCCCTAAAAGTTATCTGGGCTTACTACATATTCTTCTCATGGGAGATGATATTGAAGATCCTGAAACCTACACGAAGGCAATGTCAGACATTGACTCAAAGAAATGGCAAGAAGCCATGAAGTCTGAGATGGATTCTATGTATGCCAACCAAGTATGGACTCTGGTTGATCTATCCGAAGGTATTGTACCAATAGAAAACAAATGGATTttcaagaggaagaagggCTTTGATGGCAAGGTGGAGACCTACAAAGCTAGATTAGTAGCTAAAGGCTATAGACAAAGAGAAGGGATCgactatgaagaaactttCTCTCTAGTAATGATAAAATTCATCCGCATACTTCTTGCCATAGCAGCATATTATGACAGATGGATATAAAGACGACTTTTCTAAATGGCCACATTTAGGAAGAGAACCATATGAAACAACATGAAGACTTCATATCgaaaaatgaagaaggaaaagtaTGCAAGCTTCAAAGGTCAATCTATGGATTGAAGCAGGCTTCAAGAAGTTggaatattgttttgatgaagCAGTCGATACTTTTAGTTTTAATGAAAACGAAGATGAACCTTGTGTATATAAGAAGGCCAGTGGGAGCACTGTCGTATTCTTCGTActatatgttgatgacataGGCATGTTAAACTCAGTAAAACTATGGTTATCGAAAACCTTCTCAATGAAAGATTTGGGTAATGCATCTTACATACTGGGTATCAAGATCTATAGAGATAGATTAAGAAAACTAATTGGATTATCTCAATCTATGTATGTAGATAAGGTGCTCAGAAGATTTGTATGGAACAATGTAAGAAGCGTTTCCTACATGTTAGACATGGTATCCACCTGTCGAAGAGTATGAGTCTAAAATCCTAGAGGAAGTGAAGCAGATAAGCAACATCCCATAAGCCTCTGCAATTTGGTGTCTAATATATGCCACGCTATGCACGAGGCCTGATATCAGCTATGTTGTGAGCATCACAAGTAGATATAAATCGAACCCAGGATTAGAACATTAGAATATTGTGAAGGCTGTGTTGAAGTACCTGAGAAGGACCAATGATATGTTCCTAGTCTATAGAGGGAACCTAGAATTACTAGTGGAATGAGACATAGACTCAGA includes the following:
- the LOC117621093 gene encoding THO complex subunit 4D-like isoform X2, yielding MSTALDMSLDDMIKNSRGNRERTRGGRAPRGRGGPRGSFNAGRMAAGRIPGGRMTGAVRRGPLPVNTRPSSYTIAKSTRRTKRFPWQPDLFEDSIRAAGISGIEIGTKLYVSNLDYGVTNEDIRELFSEIGELKRYAVHFDKNGRPSGSAEVVYTRRSDAFAALKRYNNVLLDGKPMKIEIVGANAGMPISARVNVTGVHGRKKRTVVMTPGPGRGGGYALPMVNRGSGSSRGGIRNGRGQPRGSGSGRGRGRGGPGRKKPVDKSVDELDKELDSYHADAMQS
- the LOC117621093 gene encoding THO complex subunit 4D-like isoform X1, producing MSTALDMSLDDMIKNSRGNRERTRGGRAPRGRGGPRGSFNAGRMAAGRIPGGRMTGAVRRGPLPVNTRPSSYTIAKSTRRTKRFPWQPDLFEDSIRAAGISGIEIGTKLYVSNLDYGVTNEDIRELFSEIGELKRYAVHFDKNGRPSGSAEVVYTRRSDAFAALKRYNNVLLDGKPMKIEIVGANAGMPISARVNVTGVHGRKKRTVVMTPGPGRGGGYALPMVNRGSGRSSRGGIRNGRGQPRGSGSGRGRGRGGPGRKKPVDKSVDELDKELDSYHADAMQS
- the LOC117621093 gene encoding THO complex subunit 4D-like isoform X3, giving the protein MSTALDMSLDDMIKNSRGNRERTRGGRAPRGRGGPRGSFNAGRMAAGRIPGGRMTGAVRRGPLPVNTRPSSYTIAKSTRRTKRFPWQPDLFEDSIRAAGISGIEIGTKLYVSNLDYGVTNEDIRELFSEIGELKRYAVHFDKNGRPSGSAEVVYTRRSDAFAALKRYNNVLLDGKPMKIEIVGANAGMPISARVNVTGVHGRKKRTVVMTLVPISAKVQILSWLVVHGRINTCDMFQKRRPLACSFSHCCVLCKEGEHVGHLFLHCRFT